One Mercurialis annua linkage group LG3, ddMerAnnu1.2, whole genome shotgun sequence DNA window includes the following coding sequences:
- the LOC126671513 gene encoding zinc finger AN1 domain-containing stress-associated protein 12 codes for MTGGTEAFPDLGKHCQHSECYQLDFLPFRCNRCRNVFCLDHRSYKSHDCPVPDLNSRKVIVCEICSTSIETTGRDENDEKAILEKHVGSGDCDAKKKKKATCCVRRCKEVLTFSNTCVCKTCSLKVCLKHRFPADHECGKGSSAAAAAAGRRSNDKFLAALASRNGKDCATNVKPSSSKPSIFSVKIF; via the exons ATGACAGGAGGAACAGAAGCTTTTCCTGACCTCGGAAAACACTGCCAGCATTCCGAATGTTATCAGCTCGATTTTCTGCCGTTCCGATGCAACCGCTGTCGAAAC GTGTTCTGCCTTGACCATCGATCGTACAAGTCTCACGATTGCCCTGTACCTGATCTCAACAGCAGAAAAGTGATCGTTTGCGAAATCTGTTCGACGTCCATTGAGACCACGGGGCGCGACGAAAACGACGAGAAGGCCATATTGGAGAAGCATGTCGGGTCTGGAGACTGCGAcgcgaagaagaagaagaaagctaCATGTTGTGTTAGACGGTGTAAGGAGGTTTTGACGTTTTCTAATACATGTGTTTGTAAGACTTGTAGTTTGAAGGTTTGTTTGAAGCATCGGTTTCCGGCTGACCACGAATGCGGCAAGGGTTCATCTGCTGCTGCTGCAGCTGCCGGTAGGCGGTCTAATGACAAATTTCTGGCTGCTTTGGCTTCTAGGAACGGAAAAGATTGCGCAACAAACGTGAAACCGTCTTCCTCGAAACCTAGTATTTTTTctgttaaaatattttga